The DNA window GCCGGCCCATATTTCCCGGGTATGCAGTCGCGATAGTAGGTCAGTATGCATTATTTTGCTTGCCCAATTCCACGATGATCGATGTGAATCGTCCTTAATTTTTGGCACCACGCATtcgtgattaattaatagctACTACTACTGTGGCCCGGTTCGTTCGGCGGGAAGTTAAACCagattcttcttttttccccaCATACACCGTTACTGAATTGCTAAACGATGTCTacatatagtttagaaaatccagaatttggattaaaaatttatgttgaGCGAAGAGAAAGACTTGGTCAATTTGAAAACATGTAAAATTgtacttaaaaataagtaatataaaGAGAAAAGCTTGGtcaatgaataaaaatttagaagtatctaaaattgaaattgaaaaataaataccacGCAGAAAAAAGATTATGTACAAATACATTTTGgaataaaagtataaatacaaacatggaactaaaaattaaagaaaaacaaaaggaggtTCCACGTAGTAagacaatttagaaaaatataaaatttgaatgaaaaattaaaaaaaaattaaatgaaaataagaGCCTAGATACAGTTTATAACAATAAGGTCTTTCAAGTTACCTGTGGCCGTGACACTTAATTTCTTGATAATATTTGGTTTCATCTAGATTGTTGTTTGACTAATTAACGCTAGCGAGTATACAGTTCTCTTATTAACAGGGTTATTTTGATCTTCTGGGCAGTAACCGTCATCGCCGGTGTTGTCGTGGCGTTCCTGACGCTCTACGTTATGAGGGAGCGTAAGAGGCGTAAGCAGAAAGAATTATACGACAAAAACGGTGGCAACATACTGAAGAAGATGATTAACGACATCACAATGTTTACAGAAGAGGAGCTGAAGGAGATGACACGTTATTGTGGAAATAGAGAGCTCGGAAAGGGTTATTTTGGTGTGGTTTACAAGGGGATTACCAAGAACAAGGAGGAGGTTGCGGTGAAGCGCTACACCAAAAAAGGAGGGGGGCACAACAAACAGGACTACGCGGATGAGATCATCAACCAGGCTCGGATCCAGCACGCGAATCTAGTACGTCTCGTCGGTTGCTGCCTGCAAACGGATGTGCCCACTCTGGTTTTGGAGTTCGTCCCTGGAGGCAGCCTCTACGATTTGCTCCATGGCAATGGCCGTCACAGGCATCTTCCACTGCCAACGCGTGTGGACATTGCCGTTGGCAGTGCGGAAGCTCTGGCATACATGCACTCCAGTATTGACCACAAAAGCACTGTTCATGGGGACATCAAGCCCGCCAATATTCTCCTTGGCATCAATCTGGAGCCCAAGGTGTCTGACTTTGGATCGGCCAAGCTTACGTCTGTCGCTAAATCCGGTGTCTGGGCCGTCAGCGGAGATAACAGCTACACCGACCCTGCCTATTATAAGACAGGCGATTTCACAGAGAAAAGTGACGTGTACAGTTTTGGGGTCGTCCTCCTAGAGCTCATCACGCGGAAGAAAGCCTACTCCAAGtccgaggaaaaaaaaagcctagCGTTACGCTTTTACAAGTACTACACGGATGAAGATGCGAGAAGGAACATGTACGACCACAACATGCTGTCATCAGCTGACGCTGCTCCGCTGCCTTGCTACATGGAGTGCCTCGACAGGATGGCTAGCCTCGCCAAACGGTGCATTGAtccggacgacgacgagaggcCCACCATGGCTGAGGCACTGGAGGAGCTTAAGCAGTTGCGTGCAACCCTTCATGTCAACTGCGACGACGGTCCAACCACTCCAACGCATGGAGTAGAAATTAACTAAGCTCTGGGTTGTGGATAGCATTTATAATTTCTCTTCGATCGACCTCGCCAGCAGATATACATATGTACGCTGGTTAGTTTGCACGGGCATACATAGAAATGTAACATTAGTTACGCACGTTAATTCCTAGTTATATACGCTAGCAGCTAGCTCCTGCTCTGTTACATGATGGAATTATATGTTTGTAATCATGAGCATACTTTCTGTCTTTAGACTAGCAGCATTTTAGTTGCACCTTACAAATTAGTTTGCTTTGGGTTCGAtccttgcattgcatgcatataGTCAGATCGGAACCGGCCTTTCAGCTTATTTTGTTTCAGTTATCGGTGCAGAGCTTAGTCAGTGTCTGATCCGTTTTGTTTTAGTGCATGTAACAAACTCCTGTGTGGAGAGAgcaataaaaggaaaaacccCGAAAAGCTGAGCAAGATTGAGGCAGCACAAAATCTCTCTCGGTTTTTCTCTGTTCATTAGTCAGGTGTGCGGTTTTCTTTGAAATTATTCAGTTTACTGTTCAGCATATGAAAAGTTCAGAGTTCTTCAGTTAGgcacaagaaaaacagagtGAGCGAGTGTGAGATTGTTTTGTTGCTGACATTATACGTTTATATACTAGTACATATATGATTGTTGTATTTTGTGTGCTATAATCATTACTTCTAACAATAAGGTTGTGGTAAATCTTTTTTCATGTAATGCAACTTAATCATAGGTTGGAGTCGCATGATGCGCTCCTAAGATAAATGAGGTTATGCTACGTGGTGATGAGGATTCCATACGTCGTAAGATAGGAGATTGTGTGTGTATAGCAAGAGGagtcaaatttgaaatgagtCTAAATTTGGAAATATTAGAGTTTCTGTTGTGATAGGATAAGTTTATTTCGTGTTTAAGAATATTTCATACTGGATTATAACTCCTTTGCACGCGTTTGATTTGTTGCTTTAGGCTGCATACATATAGGAATAAATAGTATATGCTTagtaaaatatcaaaaaaaaaaaagaaggttaGGGCATCTTTAATGTAATGACTAAAATTTAACTCTCCAAATCTTAATTTAGACATTTATGTAAAAAGATTCTCTATTTATGCATATCCcctgattattttttcttgatttcctCTATACCCATTTCCGTTAGTTGATCATCAATTGACTATGAAATATCTCTAAAATAACCATGTTATCCCTCTCTCATACTAATGTGTTGCCTtctcactaaatttttactaaaataaatgggacataatcaataatttccaaacatgaaaaacaaatgtttgatttttatgattaattcgTACATAAGGTTTACCAGAAAGTGAGgtctaaatctattttttatttgtgtttaaattttgaaaatatgtctgaaagttatcaaaatttttaaatataacttgtaaatttgtgaaaaataatttcatcccTTCATTTTTTTGCGGTGAAtcttttttcaatatatattcatttgaaagtaattttcaaatttgatgtaGACCTTgatttttacaataaaaattttaaattttaaattttaaatgaaattatgtttcaaattttaaatcattacGAATATTTAGTAATGTAACATTGTTTTTTCCACAACCGAAATAATCTATACACCAAACTTTTCTAACTCCAGCGATGTACGAAaggaaataaaatcattttaaaatataatggtCAAACTAATGGTAAAGTAATGAAATAGGCATATCAGAGATTGAAATAAAAACTCAAGTTTACAAAGGGGTCAAGCAAATCTCAGGGGTGTAATCTAAGGGACCAGGTGAAATTCCAATTCCAGGAACATATAGTGAATTAGAtctacaaattttttgagtatCTAGATATAccaagttttttatttaaaaatacgaTAACTTCGATACCATCCGCAAGAACTCCCACTTTTCCACGGTCGCGTACAGATGTTGACGAGTGCGATCCATTCTTTTATAAAGAGAAATATCCTTGCTATGGTGGTGGGACATGCCATGACCTTGAAGGTAGCTacgagtacgtacgtacgtaatTGCAGTTTTGGGCAAAGAAAGTTTTCTGAACCTCTCTACTACCCAAATCAGCTAATAACAGTGATCGGTAAGCCGCTCTTACATATTAATCAAAAAAATGTCCTCTA is part of the Oryza brachyantha chromosome 11, ObraRS2, whole genome shotgun sequence genome and encodes:
- the LOC102700384 gene encoding wall-associated receptor kinase 1-like isoform X2, which codes for MSQGMIAWYTHIALAAALALHAVLTGTATAAVGLVSSRRLAGYCPSKCGEVEIPYPFGIGEGCARPGLDNFTVDCDHSFSPPRPYFSNIEIIDISLEAGEMRIYTLVVYDCYNSSNTTDNSQGFDSLNVTGLPFLLAQTRNEFTAVGCGAAALLWGRDDGSYLTGCISTCMSLDEAANDGDPCTGLGCCQVPSIPPNLSTIAMTWATGNLGDNYAWREAPCRYAFVAEKGWYHFSRRDFSPAGSESFANRAGERSVPTVLEWAIRSDGLCSRSTRQAPACVSAKSYCVNTTNGEGYLCKCSAGYDGNPYVTGGGGCTNINECQLRRMDPAKYEKVYPCYSGSRCHDTEGDYKCKCRFLHRGDGKLDDGCRPIFPGYAVAIVVTVIAGVVVAFLTLYVMRERKRRKQKELYDKNGGNILKKMINDITMFTEEELKEMTRYCGNRELGKGYFGVVYKGITKNKEEVAVKRYTKKGGGHNKQDYADEIINQARIQHANLVRLVGCCLQTDVPTLVLEFVPGGSLYDLLHGNGRHRHLPLPTRVDIAVGSAEALAYMHSSIDHKSTVHGDIKPANILLGINLEPKVSDFGSAKLTSVAKSGVWAVSGDNSYTDPAYYKTGDFTEKSDVYSFGVVLLELITRKKAYSKSEEKKSLALRFYKYYTDEDARRNMYDHNMLSSADAAPLPCYMECLDRMASLAKRCIDPDDDERPTMAEALEELKQLRATLHVNCDDGPTTPTHGVEIN
- the LOC102700384 gene encoding wall-associated receptor kinase 1-like isoform X1, whose protein sequence is MSQGMIAWYTHIALAAALALHAVLTGTATAAVGLVSSRRLAGYCPSKCGEVEIPYPFGIGEGCARPGLDNFTVDCDHSFSPPRPYFSNIEIIDISLEAGEMRIYTLVVYDCYNSSNTTDNSQGFDSLNVTGLPFLLAQTRNEFTAVGCGAAALLWGRDDGSYLTGCISTCMSLDEAANDGDPCTGLGCCQVPSIPPNLSTIAMTWATGNLGDNYAWREAPCRYAFVAEKGWYHFSRRDFSPAGSESFANRAGERSVPTVLEWAIRSDGLCSRSTRQAPACVSAKSYCVNTTNGEGYLCKCSAGYDGNPYVTGGGGCTNINECQLRRMDPAKYEKVYPCYSGSRCHDTEGDYKCKCRFLHRGDGKLDDGCRPIFPGVILIFWAVTVIAGVVVAFLTLYVMRERKRRKQKELYDKNGGNILKKMINDITMFTEEELKEMTRYCGNRELGKGYFGVVYKGITKNKEEVAVKRYTKKGGGHNKQDYADEIINQARIQHANLVRLVGCCLQTDVPTLVLEFVPGGSLYDLLHGNGRHRHLPLPTRVDIAVGSAEALAYMHSSIDHKSTVHGDIKPANILLGINLEPKVSDFGSAKLTSVAKSGVWAVSGDNSYTDPAYYKTGDFTEKSDVYSFGVVLLELITRKKAYSKSEEKKSLALRFYKYYTDEDARRNMYDHNMLSSADAAPLPCYMECLDRMASLAKRCIDPDDDERPTMAEALEELKQLRATLHVNCDDGPTTPTHGVEIN